One segment of Ignavibacteriales bacterium DNA contains the following:
- a CDS encoding sterol desaturase family protein, giving the protein MAKKFISNKDETVRMFKNDFLESLSKVHFTVPLVIFIPIILYMLYLAIFEFSLSTFSIIGVVIFGLFIWTITEYLLHRFVFHWELKSKLGARIHFIFHGVHHDYPSDSKRLVMPPSVSIPIAAFFYFLFKFLIGNIYINPFFAGFLIGYLFYDMTHYAVHHFNMRSKFWLAIKNHHIKHHFQNPDKGYGVSSPLWDFIFKTNYLKKEEQNV; this is encoded by the coding sequence ATGGCAAAAAAATTTATTTCCAATAAAGATGAAACTGTTAGAATGTTTAAAAATGATTTTTTAGAATCGCTTTCTAAGGTGCATTTTACAGTCCCACTTGTAATTTTTATACCGATAATTCTTTATATGTTATATCTTGCAATTTTTGAATTTTCACTATCAACTTTTTCAATAATCGGGGTAGTTATTTTTGGACTATTCATCTGGACAATAACAGAATATTTACTTCACAGATTTGTATTCCATTGGGAGTTGAAGAGCAAACTTGGCGCAAGAATTCATTTTATTTTTCACGGTGTTCATCACGATTATCCTAGTGATTCTAAAAGATTAGTTATGCCGCCATCGGTTAGCATTCCAATTGCAGCATTTTTTTATTTTTTATTTAAATTTCTTATTGGTAATATTTATATAAATCCATTTTTTGCTGGATTTTTAATAGGTTATTTATTCTACGATATGACTCACTACGCGGTTCATCATTTTAATATGCGCAGCAAGTTTTGGCTGGCCATAAAGAATCATCATATTAAACATCATTTTCAAAATCCTGATAAAGGTTATGGCGTAAGCTCACCATTATGGGATTTTATTTTTAAAACTAATTATCTAAAAAAAGAAGAACAAAACGTTTAA
- a CDS encoding glycoside hydrolase family 9 protein translates to MKLSFLIFLILLQILFVNCQTSLTDSIFIRTNQVGFLPEDIKTAIVLSKINLDGKQFFVVENKSSEIKFEGSIKDKPSVYGNFNFCYEIDFSNLQTKGNYKIKLLDLESYAFQIDNSIFNDVRDSLSLFFKAQRCGPTNPILHQPCHLSDAAKIIGYKDSTARDLTGGWHDAGDYVKFLKTTALTTYLLLFSYEFDPQKFGYDLDTNNVSDILEEAKVGLDWLLRCNVDNHTLVSQVQNETDHNIGWRLPENDSLQFERSAFVSIGKNTIGIYAATLALASRIWKQKFYENEFADNCLTTAERFYSLRNNVQDIDSAFSNHYLEKEFSGKLALAAIELFNSSANQKYLDEAINYGRKAGSDYWWSVGDINSLAHYKIAFHNSSFGKYIYQNLKYFKQNSDSSLLREGLAYSWGTTNTFLGVNLQSILYKKLTGSTEFDSLGIFQRDYILGRNPWGISFIYNIGKVFPQNLHSQIAFFNSGYLPGALSEGPAPLKLLEKYKIKRSNFTYNQFNSDSVKYYDDRFDYITNEPTIIGNATALFVFGCFSN, encoded by the coding sequence GTGAAACTAAGTTTTTTAATCTTCTTAATACTTTTACAAATTTTGTTTGTTAACTGCCAAACTTCTCTTACCGATTCAATTTTTATCCGAACAAATCAAGTCGGATTTTTACCTGAAGATATAAAAACCGCTATTGTACTTTCAAAAATTAATTTGGATGGTAAACAATTTTTTGTTGTTGAAAATAAATCCAGTGAAATTAAATTTGAAGGAAGCATAAAAGATAAGCCTTCAGTTTATGGAAATTTTAATTTTTGTTATGAAATTGATTTTTCAAACCTACAAACAAAAGGGAACTACAAAATTAAATTGTTGGATTTGGAATCTTATGCTTTCCAGATTGATAATTCAATATTTAATGATGTAAGAGATTCACTGAGTCTATTCTTCAAAGCACAACGCTGTGGGCCAACAAATCCAATACTGCACCAACCATGTCATCTTTCGGATGCTGCAAAAATTATAGGTTATAAAGATTCAACTGCACGTGATTTAACGGGCGGCTGGCATGATGCAGGCGATTATGTAAAGTTTTTAAAAACAACGGCATTAACAACTTACCTATTACTTTTTAGTTATGAATTTGATCCGCAAAAATTTGGATATGATTTGGATACTAATAATGTCTCCGATATTTTGGAAGAAGCAAAAGTTGGGCTTGATTGGCTACTGAGGTGCAATGTTGATAATCATACATTAGTTTCACAAGTGCAAAATGAAACTGATCATAATATCGGCTGGAGATTACCCGAAAATGATAGTTTGCAATTTGAACGTTCGGCATTTGTGAGCATTGGGAAAAATACAATTGGAATTTATGCTGCCACTCTCGCTTTAGCATCCAGAATTTGGAAACAGAAATTTTATGAAAATGAATTTGCAGATAATTGCCTTACAACCGCTGAAAGATTTTACTCACTTAGAAATAATGTGCAGGATATTGACTCAGCCTTTTCAAATCATTATCTCGAAAAAGAATTTTCTGGAAAACTTGCACTTGCTGCGATAGAGCTTTTTAATAGTAGTGCAAATCAGAAGTATCTTGATGAAGCAATAAATTATGGAAGAAAAGCCGGATCAGATTATTGGTGGAGTGTCGGTGATATTAATTCTTTAGCGCATTATAAAATTGCTTTCCACAATTCGAGTTTTGGAAAATATATTTATCAAAATCTTAAATACTTTAAACAAAATAGTGATAGCTCACTTCTTCGTGAAGGATTAGCTTATTCTTGGGGAACAACAAATACTTTTCTTGGAGTAAATTTGCAATCCATCCTCTACAAAAAATTAACCGGTTCAACTGAATTTGATTCGCTTGGTATTTTTCAACGAGATTATATTTTGGGAAGAAACCCCTGGGGTATAAGTTTTATTTACAATATTGGAAAAGTTTTTCCACAGAATCTGCATTCACAAATTGCATTTTTTAACAGTGGTTATTTACCCGGTGCTCTTTCGGAAGGTCCTGCACCTTTAAAACTTTTGGAAAAATATAAAATTAAAAGATCAAATTTTACTTACAACCAGTTTAATTCCGATTCAGTTAAATATTATGATGACAGATTTGATTACATAACTAACGAACCAACAATTATTGGCAACGCCACAGCGCTTTTTGTTTTTGGATGTTTTAGCAATTAA
- a CDS encoding 6-phosphofructokinase has translation MSIAPKKLAILVGGGPAPGINSVIGAATIRAAVEGIDVIGIKDGFKWIMQGDITHVRDLNIQNVSRIHFRGGSYIGISRSNPTKDPKHLENAVTSLLRLNVDKLITIGGDDTAFSALKVNEMASGRIKVVHVPKTIDNDLDLPHGIPTFGFQTARHIGVEVVKNLMVDAQTTSRWYFVISMGRKAGHLALGIGKATGATLTLIPEEFANKQIKFSHIVDILVGAIIKRLSYGKPDGVAIIAEGLVEHLDPADLESLVEVERDAHDNIRIAEINFGEILKSKVQDRLKEFGLKATVVAKNIGYELRCADPIPFDMEYTRDLGFSAAQFILDGGSGAMVSIQNGNFVPMYFKDIIDPQTLKTKIRMVDPASESFYIARRYMLRLNKADFDDPNEIAKLAATAGMSIDTFKKEFGYLIENDLLYQFIKEGRFAIASSESNLAHRMQAENERSDEYEDG, from the coding sequence ATGTCTATCGCACCAAAAAAATTAGCAATACTGGTTGGTGGTGGCCCTGCACCTGGAATAAACAGTGTTATCGGCGCAGCAACAATTCGTGCAGCTGTTGAAGGTATTGACGTAATTGGAATTAAAGATGGGTTTAAATGGATAATGCAGGGCGATATTACACACGTTAGAGATTTGAACATTCAGAACGTAAGCCGTATCCATTTTAGAGGAGGATCGTACATCGGTATTTCAAGGTCAAATCCTACCAAGGATCCAAAACATTTAGAAAATGCTGTTACATCTTTACTAAGATTAAACGTTGATAAACTAATCACAATCGGTGGTGATGATACTGCATTCAGTGCATTAAAAGTTAATGAAATGGCTTCCGGCAGAATTAAAGTTGTTCACGTTCCCAAAACAATTGATAACGATCTTGATCTTCCACACGGTATTCCAACATTTGGATTTCAGACAGCAAGACACATTGGTGTTGAAGTTGTAAAAAACCTTATGGTTGATGCACAAACAACTTCACGATGGTACTTTGTAATTTCTATGGGTAGAAAAGCAGGGCATCTTGCTCTCGGAATCGGGAAAGCAACGGGTGCAACACTTACTCTTATTCCAGAAGAGTTTGCAAACAAGCAGATTAAGTTCAGTCATATTGTAGATATTCTTGTTGGTGCAATTATAAAAAGATTGAGTTATGGTAAGCCGGATGGTGTTGCAATAATTGCTGAAGGATTGGTTGAACATTTAGATCCTGCTGATCTTGAATCTTTAGTTGAAGTGGAAAGAGACGCGCACGATAATATTAGAATTGCTGAAATAAATTTTGGAGAAATATTAAAATCCAAAGTTCAGGATAGACTTAAGGAATTTGGATTGAAAGCCACTGTGGTTGCAAAAAATATTGGTTACGAATTACGTTGCGCGGATCCTATTCCATTTGATATGGAATATACTAGAGATTTAGGATTTTCTGCAGCACAGTTTATTCTTGATGGCGGAAGCGGAGCAATGGTTTCAATTCAAAATGGAAATTTTGTTCCGATGTATTTTAAAGACATTATCGATCCGCAAACTTTAAAAACTAAAATTAGAATGGTTGATCCGGCATCTGAAAGTTTTTACATCGCACGCAGATATATGTTAAGACTTAACAAGGCTGATTTTGATGATCCGAACGAAATTGCAAAGCTTGCGGCAACTGCAGGAATGTCAATCGATACATTCAAAAAGGAATTTGGTTATCTGATTGAAAACGATTTATTGTATCAATTTATTAAAGAAGGCAGGTTCGCAATTGCCTCATCAGAGTCCAACCTTGCACATAGAATGCAAGCAGAAAATGAAAGATCTGATGAGTATGAAGATGGATAA
- a CDS encoding PAS domain S-box protein codes for MDKIMSENHSEVQPTKSSPSYFENSTSFEFQKKYEVFMNAIPDGLILIKDGNIKYSNKIFAELLGYTVNELCSLNIRDLVAPNRLNEVLDRYERRLNGEAVPTKYKTELIHKDKITIIPVQLNVGVVGSLEEKLEFIIIKEFTEASKVENKFIKELQLQEYFMDYIPDSIYFKDLESRFIKANKATLVKMGVSTLNEIIGKTDFDIFNDDHAIEAREDEKKIIETRKSIINKIEKETWLDGKVTWASTTKIPLINENDNVYGTFGVTRDITEQKKIEDVKDSLLKISTAVTSLDSINLLYAFIHNAVSGLMRAENFYIAIHHPEADTISFPYFVDEVDESPIERKVGRGLTEYVLRTGKAQLIDAERDLKLREEGETSLVGAATEIWLGVPLIVEGKTFGVIVVQDYSSVTTYKEEEKEILTYVSEQIALAIAKKHSEEKIIQYSEELKELNASKDKFFSIIAHDLKSPFHGLLGLTRMVVEEYESMSETEVRSYMKIIKDSTESTYKLIENLLEWSRLESGRMKYNPALQNMFMIVEDTRTLLNQNARVKNINLRNKLDHQSFVCGDDTMLQSLVQNLISNAIKFTPAGGNIEVSENRYDNYIEFIVMDSGVGIKKEDIEKLFRIDVSFTTKGTQNEKGTGLGLALCKEIVNIHGGNIKVESKLGEGTKIIFTLNKPKAN; via the coding sequence ATGGATAAAATAATGTCAGAAAATCACAGCGAAGTTCAACCAACAAAAAGTAGCCCTTCCTATTTTGAAAACAGCACTTCCTTTGAATTCCAAAAAAAATACGAAGTTTTTATGAATGCCATACCTGATGGGTTAATTTTAATAAAGGATGGTAATATTAAATATTCTAATAAAATATTTGCAGAACTGCTAGGATATACTGTAAACGAACTCTGTTCATTAAATATTCGCGATTTAGTAGCTCCTAATCGTTTAAACGAAGTTTTAGATCGTTATGAAAGAAGACTTAATGGAGAGGCCGTTCCGACAAAATACAAAACTGAACTTATCCACAAAGATAAAATAACCATTATACCAGTTCAGTTAAATGTTGGGGTAGTTGGATCTTTAGAAGAAAAACTAGAATTTATAATTATTAAAGAATTCACTGAAGCATCAAAAGTAGAGAACAAATTCATCAAAGAATTACAACTTCAGGAATATTTTATGGACTACATTCCAGATTCAATATATTTTAAGGATCTGGAAAGCAGATTTATTAAAGCAAATAAAGCTACCCTAGTTAAAATGGGTGTATCAACACTCAATGAAATTATTGGTAAAACAGATTTTGATATATTTAATGATGATCATGCTATTGAAGCCAGAGAAGATGAGAAAAAAATAATTGAAACCCGTAAATCAATTATTAATAAAATTGAAAAAGAAACCTGGCTGGATGGAAAAGTTACATGGGCTTCAACTACAAAAATTCCTCTTATTAATGAGAATGATAATGTCTACGGTACTTTTGGTGTTACAAGGGATATAACTGAACAGAAAAAAATTGAGGATGTAAAAGATTCACTATTAAAAATTTCCACAGCTGTCACATCTCTAGATAGCATCAATTTATTATACGCTTTTATTCACAATGCTGTAAGTGGATTGATGAGAGCCGAAAATTTTTATATCGCAATACATCATCCGGAGGCTGATACAATCAGTTTTCCATATTTTGTTGACGAAGTAGACGAATCTCCCATCGAACGAAAGGTTGGACGAGGATTAACCGAATATGTTTTAAGAACAGGTAAAGCACAATTGATTGATGCAGAAAGAGATCTTAAGTTAAGAGAGGAAGGAGAAACCTCCTTGGTTGGTGCTGCAACTGAAATCTGGTTAGGAGTGCCACTAATAGTTGAAGGTAAAACTTTTGGAGTAATTGTAGTTCAGGATTATTCTAGCGTTACGACATACAAGGAGGAAGAAAAAGAAATTCTTACATATGTTTCAGAACAAATTGCACTTGCTATTGCAAAGAAACATAGTGAAGAGAAGATTATCCAATATTCAGAAGAACTAAAAGAATTAAATGCTTCTAAGGACAAGTTTTTTTCAATTATCGCCCACGATCTTAAAAGTCCGTTTCATGGTTTGCTTGGTTTAACTCGCATGGTTGTAGAGGAATATGAATCAATGAGTGAAACTGAAGTTCGATCATACATGAAAATAATAAAAGATTCTACAGAAAGCACTTACAAACTGATAGAAAACTTACTTGAATGGTCAAGGTTAGAATCCGGCAGGATGAAATATAATCCTGCTCTTCAAAATATGTTTATGATTGTTGAAGATACTCGTACACTTCTAAATCAAAATGCCCGGGTAAAAAATATAAACTTAAGGAATAAACTTGATCATCAAAGCTTTGTTTGCGGTGATGATACAATGCTTCAATCTTTGGTCCAAAATCTTATTTCTAATGCAATTAAGTTTACTCCTGCTGGGGGAAATATTGAAGTATCTGAAAACAGATATGACAACTATATCGAATTTATAGTTATGGATTCCGGAGTTGGTATCAAAAAAGAGGATATAGAAAAACTTTTTAGAATTGATGTGAGTTTTACAACAAAAGGAACTCAAAATGAAAAAGGAACGGGTTTGGGATTAGCACTTTGTAAGGAAATTGTAAATATTCACGGTGGTAATATTAAGGTTGAAAGTAAATTGGGTGAAGGAACAAAAATTATATTTACATTAAATAAACCAAAAGCAAATTAA
- a CDS encoding UvrD-helicase domain-containing protein, producing the protein MQQFKDLNPAQLAAVEYLDGAQMIVAGAGSGKTKVLTYKIAHLLKKNFTPESILALTFTNKAANEMKERIKELIGKKADDLWMGTFHSVFAKILRTEAKHINYRSNFSIYDTIDSTSLVSNILTDLNIDIENLTTNSVRHRISFLKNHMITPKEFRSKHVGSFVEEKIADVYVEYQKRLIEFNAMDFDDLLLKPIELFNEKKHILQKYKSRFEYLLVDEFQDTNKAQYELLKLLVSRSGLISVVGDDAQSIYSWRGANIGNMRDFGKDFPKFKLFKLEQNYRSTKTILKAADSVIKNNKDQVAKTLWTENEEGEPVVLLKCADEKDEASQISKYIKHELTKKKLVFNDFAILYRTNSQSRAMEDIFRREKIPYTIIGGVEFYKRKEVKDVVAYLRVISNQNDEESLLRIMNFPQRGIGSTTVTRMIAFARKHEISLFQTMGRVFEVIDIKERIQKNVKGFKTLLDKYSSLKDKLSAGELTRAMVDDLGLIRMFKEEGTQESMQRMENINQLLASLSEFSEANQDAKLEQYLEEVSLIADIDNYSEEKNCVTLLTVHASKGLEWPIVFVSGCEEDIFPIASKFLSDASVDEERRLFYVALTRAKKKAYVTHARSRYRFGEVAYQSRSRFIDELDPTTYKETNGGLGRKANRKTKKEMYYEYFEKVEYENFDQDGKALNIGSRVMHDKFGLGKVVDVVGTGDMTKATVHFEGNNVKQLMLKFAKLKVL; encoded by the coding sequence ATGCAACAATTTAAGGATTTAAATCCTGCTCAACTTGCGGCGGTTGAGTATCTGGATGGAGCTCAAATGATAGTGGCCGGCGCTGGTTCCGGCAAAACCAAGGTTCTTACATATAAAATCGCTCACTTGCTTAAGAAAAATTTTACTCCCGAGTCAATTCTTGCGCTTACTTTTACAAATAAAGCCGCTAATGAAATGAAGGAGAGAATTAAAGAACTTATTGGCAAAAAGGCTGATGATTTGTGGATGGGAACTTTTCATTCCGTCTTTGCCAAAATACTTCGTACTGAAGCTAAACATATTAATTACAGAAGTAATTTTTCAATCTATGATACAATAGATTCAACGTCATTGGTTTCTAATATTTTAACCGACTTGAATATTGATATTGAAAATCTTACTACCAATTCAGTTCGGCACCGAATAAGTTTCCTTAAAAATCACATGATTACTCCAAAAGAATTTAGAAGCAAACATGTTGGTTCCTTTGTTGAAGAAAAGATTGCTGATGTTTATGTAGAGTATCAGAAAAGATTAATTGAATTTAATGCAATGGATTTTGATGATCTCTTACTTAAACCGATTGAGCTTTTTAACGAGAAGAAACACATCCTTCAAAAGTATAAATCCAGATTTGAATATTTACTTGTTGATGAGTTTCAGGATACGAATAAAGCTCAGTATGAGTTATTAAAATTACTTGTTTCTAGAAGCGGATTGATTTCTGTTGTGGGTGATGATGCCCAAAGTATTTATAGCTGGCGCGGTGCTAACATAGGAAATATGAGAGATTTTGGAAAAGATTTTCCAAAGTTCAAACTATTTAAATTAGAGCAGAATTATAGATCAACAAAAACTATTCTTAAAGCTGCTGATTCCGTTATAAAAAATAATAAAGATCAGGTTGCTAAAACGCTTTGGACTGAGAATGAAGAAGGCGAACCAGTTGTTCTACTTAAATGTGCTGATGAAAAAGATGAAGCCTCACAAATTTCCAAGTATATAAAACACGAACTGACAAAGAAAAAATTAGTCTTTAACGATTTTGCAATTTTATACCGCACAAATTCGCAGTCACGTGCAATGGAAGATATTTTTAGAAGAGAAAAAATTCCTTATACAATTATTGGCGGAGTAGAATTTTATAAAAGAAAAGAAGTTAAAGATGTTGTTGCTTATCTTAGAGTAATATCAAACCAGAATGATGAAGAAAGTTTGTTGCGAATAATGAACTTTCCTCAACGCGGAATTGGAAGCACCACTGTAACAAGGATGATAGCATTTGCAAGAAAACACGAAATCTCTCTTTTCCAGACGATGGGAAGAGTTTTTGAGGTTATTGATATTAAAGAACGCATCCAAAAAAATGTTAAAGGATTTAAAACATTACTTGATAAGTATAGCTCTTTAAAGGATAAACTTTCTGCTGGCGAACTTACTCGTGCCATGGTTGATGATCTTGGATTGATAAGAATGTTCAAAGAAGAAGGCACTCAAGAATCAATGCAGCGAATGGAAAACATAAACCAATTATTAGCATCATTAAGCGAATTTTCTGAAGCAAACCAGGATGCAAAACTTGAGCAATATCTTGAGGAAGTTTCTTTGATTGCAGATATCGACAACTATTCTGAAGAAAAAAATTGCGTAACTCTTTTAACCGTACATGCTTCAAAAGGATTGGAATGGCCAATCGTATTTGTTAGCGGTTGCGAAGAAGATATTTTTCCTATCGCAAGCAAGTTCTTATCGGATGCATCTGTTGATGAAGAAAGAAGATTGTTTTACGTCGCCTTAACAAGAGCTAAGAAAAAAGCTTATGTTACTCACGCACGCTCAAGATATAGATTTGGGGAAGTGGCATATCAAAGCAGATCAAGATTTATTGATGAACTTGATCCCACAACGTATAAAGAAACTAATGGCGGACTCGGAAGAAAAGCAAATCGTAAAACAAAAAAAGAGATGTATTACGAGTATTTTGAAAAAGTTGAGTATGAAAATTTTGATCAGGATGGAAAAGCTTTAAATATTGGCAGCCGCGTTATGCACGATAAGTTTGGTCTTGGTAAAGTTGTTGATGTCGTTGGAACCGGCGATATGACAAAAGCAACCGTACATTTTGAAGGAAATAATGTTAAGCAGCTTATGTTAAAATTTGCCAAGCTTAAAGTATTATAG
- a CDS encoding sodium-dependent transporter has protein sequence MTQNGEREQWGTKLGLILAVAGNAVGLGNFLRFPVQAAQNGGGAFMIPYFIFFILLGIPLMWIEWGIGRHGGKFRHGSAPGMFDVLWKNKLAKYFGAVGLFISITILIYYTYIESWTLGFSIFSVLGLYSNETKETMTGFLSSYQGITTSQTFSSIWPAYTLMLITFAINFAVLYKGISKGIEKLAKIAMPLLFIFAIILAIRIFTLGTPDPAFPENSVANGFAFIWNPDFSALGNPNIWLAAAGQIFFTLSVGMGTIHAYASYLKPNDDIVLSGLATASTNEFAEVVLGASIAIPVAVAFFGLEATKEIAAGGSFNLGFVSMPIIFGSSHFPMGELFGFMWFLLLFFAGITSSVAMGQPVVAFLEDEFGMDRKKAVTALAISVLIAVQFVIFFLKFGFLDEMDYWAGTFGLVVFALIETVLFMWVFGADKAWKEMNQGGDIQIPFFFYYVMKYITPFILMILMGWWFIQSAIPTLLLHNAAPENVPFIWGARILMVAIAVILMLLVKKAWENNHSEVK, from the coding sequence ATGACTCAGAACGGCGAACGCGAGCAATGGGGAACTAAATTAGGTTTGATCTTAGCCGTAGCCGGTAACGCGGTTGGATTAGGCAACTTTCTAAGATTTCCGGTTCAAGCTGCACAAAATGGCGGCGGTGCGTTTATGATTCCCTACTTTATATTTTTTATTTTACTCGGGATCCCGCTAATGTGGATCGAATGGGGTATCGGCAGACACGGCGGAAAATTTAGGCACGGCAGTGCACCTGGAATGTTTGATGTTCTCTGGAAAAACAAACTTGCAAAATATTTTGGAGCAGTCGGACTTTTTATCTCAATTACAATTCTCATTTACTATACTTACATAGAATCCTGGACTCTTGGGTTTAGTATATTTTCGGTTCTTGGATTATACTCAAACGAAACTAAGGAAACGATGACCGGTTTTCTTTCAAGTTATCAGGGAATTACAACTTCGCAGACGTTCAGTTCCATTTGGCCAGCATATACTTTGATGCTAATTACATTTGCAATAAACTTTGCTGTGCTCTATAAGGGAATATCAAAAGGGATTGAAAAATTGGCAAAGATAGCAATGCCCTTGCTTTTTATTTTTGCAATAATTTTAGCAATAAGGATTTTTACACTTGGGACTCCTGATCCTGCATTCCCGGAAAATTCTGTTGCAAACGGATTTGCTTTTATATGGAATCCTGATTTTTCAGCTCTTGGTAATCCCAACATATGGTTAGCCGCTGCGGGGCAAATATTTTTTACTCTATCTGTTGGAATGGGAACGATTCACGCCTATGCAAGTTATTTAAAACCAAATGATGATATTGTGCTTTCAGGACTTGCAACTGCATCCACAAATGAATTTGCAGAAGTGGTTCTTGGCGCATCAATTGCAATTCCTGTTGCAGTTGCTTTTTTTGGATTAGAGGCAACCAAAGAAATTGCTGCAGGTGGATCATTTAATCTTGGTTTTGTTTCAATGCCAATAATTTTTGGTAGCTCGCATTTTCCGATGGGTGAATTATTTGGATTTATGTGGTTCCTGTTACTTTTCTTCGCAGGAATAACTTCATCCGTAGCAATGGGTCAGCCCGTAGTTGCATTTCTAGAAGATGAATTTGGAATGGATAGAAAAAAAGCTGTTACTGCTTTGGCAATTTCGGTTCTTATAGCGGTGCAATTTGTAATATTCTTTTTAAAGTTTGGATTTTTAGATGAGATGGATTACTGGGCTGGAACATTTGGTCTTGTTGTATTTGCTTTGATTGAAACTGTTTTATTTATGTGGGTTTTTGGTGCTGATAAAGCCTGGAAAGAAATGAATCAAGGCGGCGATATACAAATTCCTTTTTTCTTCTATTATGTAATGAAATACATAACTCCTTTTATTCTTATGATTCTGATGGGATGGTGGTTCATACAAAGTGCAATACCAACTTTATTATTACATAACGCTGCTCCGGAAAATGTACCGTTCATTTGGGGCGCAAGAATCTTAATGGTTGCCATTGCAGTAATTTTAATGTTATTGGTTAAGAAAGCCTGGGAAAATAATCATAGTGAGGTTAAGTAA